One Oryza sativa Japonica Group chromosome 8, ASM3414082v1 DNA window includes the following coding sequences:
- the LOC4344559 gene encoding LOW QUALITY PROTEIN: L-type lectin-domain containing receptor kinase IX.1 (The sequence of the model RefSeq protein was modified relative to this genomic sequence to represent the inferred CDS: substituted 1 base at 1 genomic stop codon) — protein MAGFSLTTCATGLVIFFSVCYLQPPAPVAALSFNYSNFSSNNQNIEIEGKASIRVGYIDISANDARDIFTSAGRVSYKTPVQLWDAATGEVASFTTTFSFNIVTPSDRNNRGDGMAFFLGSYPSRLPKNASSSGLGLTNKSYTNVSTGEDRFVAVEFDTYLNRDFDPNATYDHIGIDVNSIVSVTNESLPDFSLNGSMTATVDYNSSSSILSVKLWINDTTKPPYNLSDKVDLKSALPEKVTIGFSAATGASVELHQLTSWYFNSSPSFEHKHGRAGVEAGATVGATLFVVLLFTVAAILIRRRRIKNRKEAEDEQDISSDSLDDDGEPIVEIEMGTGPRRFPYYELVEATKSFAAEEKLGQGGFGAVYRGYLREQGLAVAIKRFAKDSSKQGRKEYKSEIKVISRLRHRNLVQLIGWCHGRDELLLIYELVPNRSLDIHLHGNGTFLTWPMRVKIVLGIGSALFYLHEEWGQCVVHRDIKPSNVMLDEFFNAKLGDFGLARFIDHTVGMRTMTAVSGTPGYVDPECLITGRASVKSDVYSFGIVLLEVACGRKPMSLLDSQTDGVFRLVEWAWDLYGKGDVLKVVDVRLNDDYDVTEMERVIVLGLWCAHPDPSARPSIRDAMAILQSSGGXLPVLPAKMPVPTYAPPVISLDGLFASSTGLSSSSGVTQSSSTSTTSGHATHTSCSSVPSDSTGLKDSSSLLKHQS, from the exons ATGGCCGGCTTTTCGTTGACCACTTGTGCTACCGGCCtcgtcatcttcttctccgTCTGCTACCTGCAGCCTCCGGCTCCTGTCGCCGCCTTGTCCTTCAACTACTCCAACTTCAGCTCAAACAACCAGAACATCGAAATTGAAGGCAAAGCCTCCATCCGCGTCGGGTATATTGACATCAGCGCGAACGACGCTCGGGACATTTTCACCAGCGCGGGACGGGTATCCTACAAGACACCGGTGCAGCTCTGggacgccgccaccggcgaggtGGCCAGCTTCACCACAACCTTCTCCTTCAACATCGTCACCCCGAGCGATAGGAACAACAGGGGCGACGggatggccttcttcctcggcaGCTACCCATCGAGGTTGCCAAAGAATGCCTCCAGTAGTGGACTCGGCCTCACCAACAAGTCCTACACCAACGTCTCCACCGGCGAGGACCGGTTCGTCGCCGTCGAATTCGACACTTATCTAAACCGCGACTTCGACCCCAACGCAACCTACGACCACATCGGCATCGACGTCAACTCCATCGTATCTGTGACGAACGAGTCCCTACCAGACTTCAGCCTCAACGGGAGCATGACCGCCACCGTCGACTACAACAGCAGTTCGAGCATCCTGTCAGTAAAGCTGTGGATAAATGACACAACGAAGCCGCCTTACAACCTAAGCGACAAGGTTGATCTCAAGAGCGCCTTGCCAGAGAAGGTCACCATCGGCTTCTCGGCGGCAACGGGCGCATCAGTTGAGCTACACCAGCTGACTTCTTGGTACTTCAACTCGAGCCCGTCGTTCGAGCATAAGCATGGACGTGCCGGAGTTGAAGCGGGAGCAACCGTCGGGGCGACGTTGTTCGTTGTGCTGCTCTTCACTGTTGCAGCTATCCTCATACGGCGACGTCGAATCAAAAACAGGAAAGAGGCAGAGGATGAGCAGGACATAAGCTCGGACAGCttagacgacgacggcgagcccaTCGTGGAGATCGAGATGGGGACTGGGCCAAGACGGTTCCCATACTATGAGCTCGTTGAGGCCACCAAGAGCTTCGCGGCGGAAGAGAAGCTCGGGCAAGGCGGCTTTGGCGCGGTGTACCGAGGCTACCTGAGAGAACagggcctcgccgtcgccattaaACGCTTCGCCAAAGATTCCTCCAAGCAAGGGAGGAAGGAGTATAAGTCGGAGATCAAGGTGATAAGCCGACTACGCCACCGCAATCTCGTGCAGCTCATAGGCTGGTGCCATGGCCGCGATGAACTCCTGCTTATTTACGAGCTTGTCCCCAACCGTAGTCTTGACATCCATCTCCACGGCAATGGCACCTTCCTCACATGGCCAATGAG GGTCAAGATTGTTCTTGGGATTGGATCAGCCCTCTTCTACCTTCATGAGGAGTGGGGGCAATGTGTTGTGCACCGTGATATCAAGCCGAGCAATGTCATGCTTGACGAGTTCTTCAATGCCAAGCTAGGCGACTTTGGGCTCGCAAGGTTCATTGACCACACTGTGGGGATGCGGACAATGACTGCAGTGTCCGGGACACCAGGCTATGTTGACCCTGAATGCTTGATCACCGGCAGAGCAAGCGTAAAGTCTGACGTTTATAGCTTTGGCATCGTCCTGCTAGAGGTGGCATGCGGGAGGAAACCGATGAGCCTACTAGACAGCCAAACGGATGGCGTCTTTCGGCTGGTCGAGTGGGCTTGGGATCTGTATGGCAAGGGAGATGTTCTCAAGGTTGTCGACGTGCGTCTCAACGATGACTACGATGTTACAGAGATGGAGCGTGTCATCGTTCTCGGGCTCTGGTGCGCGCACCCTGATCCGAGCGCGCGACCTTCTATTAGAGACGCCATGGCCATACTCCAATCGAGTGGAGGCTAGCTGCCGGTGCTACCGGCCAAGATGCCCGTGCCGACGTACGCGCCGCCGGTGATCTCATTGGATGGGCTCTTTGCGTCATCTACAGGGTTGTCGTCGTCCTCAGGTGTGACGCAGTCCTCGTCCACATCGACGACGAGTGGCCATGCTACTCACACCTCGTGTTCGTCGGTTCCGTCCGATTCAACCGGTTTGAAGGACTCGTCTTCATTGCTCAAGCATCAGTCCTAG
- the LOC4344558 gene encoding L-type lectin-domain containing receptor kinase IX.1: protein MAAGVLMTKPFMAAASALACLLVMLRCLPSVVATTVSFNYSTFSNAKNITLQGSAAFAGGGCIEITTGSNLPSSGTMGRVAYTPPVQLWDAATGEVASFTTRFSFNITPTNLDNKGDGMAFFLVGYPSRMPDKGDGGALGLTSRYFDTVQPGENRFVAVEFDTYLNRDFDPNATYDHIGIDVNSIRSVQTESLPSFSLTGNMTAIVDYNSSSSILSAQLVKTWTNGSTTLYNLSTTVDLKSALPEKVSVGILAATGLSLELHQLHSWYFNSSFQQNPPPAVQHSPTTSGSGLAGVIAGATVGAALFVVLLFAMVVVLVRRRRSKKRREVEEAEEARHVGLARDDDDDDDGEPIVEIEMGMGPRQIPYQDLIEATNSFAAEEKLGQGGFGAVYRGYLREQGLAVAIKRFAKDSSKQGKKEYRSEIKVISRLRHRNLVQLIGWCHGRDELLLIYELVPNRSLDIHLHGNGTFLTWPMRVKIVLGLGSALFYLHEEWEQCVVHRDIKPSNVMLDE, encoded by the exons atggccgccggcgtcCTCATGACAAAACCGTTCATGGCTGCCGCTTCTGCTCTAGCCTGCTTGCTCGTCATGCTGCGCTGCTTGCCTAGCGTCGTCGCTACCACGGTATCTTTCAACTACTCCACCTTCAGCAACGCGAAGAACATCACCCTCCAGGGCAGCGCGGCGTTCGCCGGCGGGGGGTGCATCGAGATCACCACCGGAAGCAACCTGCCGAGCAGCGGCACCATGGGACGCGTGGCGTACACGCCGCCGGTGCAGCTCTGggacgccgccaccggcgaggtTGCCAGCTTCACCACGCGCTTCTCCTTCAACATCACTCCGACGAATTTGGACAACAAGGGCGACGggatggccttcttcctcgtcgGCTACCCGTCAAGGATGCCGGACAAGGGCGACGGTGGCGCCCTCGGCCTCACCAGCCGGTACTTTGACACCGTCCAGCCCGGCGAGAACCGGTTCGTCGCCGTCGAATTCGACACTTATCTAAACCGCGACTTCGACCCCAACGCAACCTACGACCACATCGGCATCGACGTCAACTCCATCAGATCGGTGCAGACCGAGTCGCTGCCCAGCTTCAGCCTCACCGGGAACATGACCGCCATTGTCGACTACAACAGCAGCTCGAGCATCCTGTCGGCCCAGCTGGTGAAGACATGGACGAATGGCTCGACTACACTTTACAACCTTAGCACCACCGTCGATCTCAAGAGCGCCTTGCCGGAGAAGGTCTCCGTCGGCATCTTGGCGGCGACGGGCTTATCCCTTGAGCTCCATCAGCTGCATTCTTGGTACTTCAACTCCTCGTTCCAGCAGAATCCACCACCGGCGGTGCAACATTCCCCGACCACCTCAGGTTCCGGACTTGCCGGAGTTATAGCTGGAGCCACCGTTGGTGCAGCACTGTTCGTCGTGCTCCTCTTTGCCATGGTAGTTGTCCTTGTGCGGCGACGTCGGAGCAAGAAGAGAAGGGAGGTAGAAGAGGCAGAGGAGGCGAGACACGTAGGGTTGGCCAGagatgacgatgatgacgatgacggtgaGCCCATCGTGGAGATCGAGATGGGCATGGGGCCAAGGCAAATCCCATACCAAGACCTCATCGAGGCGACGAACAGCTTtgcggcggaggagaagctTGGGCAAGGCGGCTTCGGTGCCGTGTACAGGGGATACCTGAGAGAGCagggcctcgccgtcgccattaaGAGGTTTGCTAAGGATTCCTCCAAGCAAGGGAAGAAAGAGTATAGGTCGGAGATCAAGGTGATAAGCCGGTTGCGCCACCGCAATCTGGTGCAGCTCATTGGCTGGTGCCATGGCCGCGACGAGCTCCTACTCATCTATGAACTCGTCCCCAACCGCAGCCTCGACATTCACCTCCATGGCAATGGCACCTTCCTAACATGGCCGATGAG GGTTAAGATTGTTCTTGGGCTTGGATCAGCACTATTCTATCTCCATGAGGAGTGGGAACAGTGTGTCGTGCACCGTGACATCAAGCCGAGCAATGTCATGCTGGATGAGTAA
- the LOC107281884 gene encoding uncharacterized protein encodes MPLLDAMQVPTYARYLKDILNNKRPLPTTEVVKLTEECSNKFDLALCDLGASVSVMPKDVFDKLNFTVLTPTPMRLQLADSSVHYLAGIAEDVPVKIRDCFIPVDFVVLDIDTGKETPLILGRPFLSTAEANIDVGTGSIRFRINGKEEKFEFQPRTEQCSMFRIKYGPAP; translated from the exons ATGCCGTTGTTGGATGCTATGCAAGTGCCAACGTACGCACGTTATCTCAAGGACATCCTCAACAACAAGCGACCACTACCAACAACcgaggtggtcaagctgacggaGGAATGCAGCAAC AAATTCGACCTGGCGCTCTGCGATCTTGGGGCAAGTGTAAGTGTCATGCCCAAGGATGTCTttgacaagctcaacttcacggtgttgacaccaacaccgatgcgcctTCAATTGGCTGACTCATCGGTTCACTACCTAGCTGGGATAGCGGAAGACGTACCGGTCAAGATACGAGATTGCTTTATCCCGGTCGACTTCGTGGTGCTAGACATAGACACTGGCAAGGAGACACCGCTCATCCTGGGGCGTCCGTTCCTGAGCACTGCGGAAGCAAACATTGATGTCGGAACGGGAAGTATCCGTTTCCGCATCAACGGGAAGGAGGAGAAGTTCGAGTTCCAGCCAaggacggaacaatgctccatgTTCCGAATAAAGTACGGGCCAGCCCCGTAG